The following are from one region of the Actinoplanes sp. L3-i22 genome:
- a CDS encoding HAMP domain-containing sensor histidine kinase codes for MSLRSRFALIFGVIIIVAAAIIGALSYRAASQRLSQEIDRSLSTVTVALAGFEGDPATVIDRPTQLAGPDPGLCRPQPDCARDVHVVAQRLAPDGTVTALVGLPLALPASGAARSLAASGTPGQVLTSAVVVDGSTYRQRITVLPGGRGVLQVAVPVDYTRQVLDGMALQFTLICAAVLLVAAGAGWLVARRLTRRLVRLTAIAEQVSAGGQVDRSVPVDGRDEVARLAVSFNTMLGRLATAREAQERLVQDAAHELRTPLTSLRTNAAVLRRIGELSPASRDRLIDDVQGETRELSRLIDELIEFALDTHRDEPEQPLDLAALAERAAERARRRTGRQVRVDADDSRVLGREPGLLRAVGNLLENAAKFDPDGSAPIEVSVRGGEVTVADRGPGIAAADLDRVFDRFYRADTARGLRGSGLGLAIVRDVAAAHGGIVFARPRPGGGTEAGFTVAPARLLPEPDHC; via the coding sequence ATGAGTCTGCGCTCGCGGTTCGCGCTCATCTTCGGCGTCATCATCATCGTGGCGGCGGCGATCATCGGCGCGCTCAGCTACCGCGCCGCCTCGCAGCGGCTCAGCCAGGAGATCGACCGGTCGCTGAGCACGGTCACCGTCGCTCTGGCCGGTTTCGAGGGCGACCCGGCCACGGTCATCGACCGGCCGACCCAGTTGGCCGGTCCCGATCCCGGGTTGTGCCGGCCGCAGCCGGACTGCGCGCGCGACGTGCACGTGGTGGCCCAGCGACTCGCCCCGGACGGGACGGTCACCGCGCTGGTCGGCCTGCCCTTGGCGCTGCCGGCGTCCGGGGCGGCGCGGTCGCTGGCCGCCTCCGGCACGCCCGGGCAGGTGCTCACCAGCGCGGTCGTGGTGGACGGCTCGACCTACCGGCAGCGGATCACCGTGCTGCCCGGCGGGCGCGGGGTGCTGCAGGTGGCCGTGCCGGTCGACTACACCCGGCAGGTGCTCGACGGCATGGCGCTGCAGTTCACGCTGATCTGCGCGGCGGTGCTGCTGGTCGCGGCGGGCGCCGGCTGGCTGGTGGCCCGGCGCCTGACCCGGCGTCTGGTCCGGCTGACCGCGATCGCCGAGCAGGTCAGCGCCGGCGGGCAGGTCGACCGGTCGGTTCCGGTGGACGGCCGCGACGAGGTCGCCCGGCTGGCGGTGTCGTTCAACACCATGCTCGGCCGGCTCGCCACCGCCCGGGAGGCCCAGGAACGGCTGGTCCAGGACGCCGCGCACGAGCTGCGCACCCCGCTGACCAGCCTGCGGACCAACGCCGCCGTGCTGCGCCGGATCGGCGAGCTGTCCCCGGCCAGCCGGGACCGGCTGATCGACGACGTGCAGGGCGAGACCCGCGAGCTCAGCCGGCTGATCGACGAGCTGATCGAGTTCGCCCTGGACACCCATCGCGACGAGCCCGAGCAGCCGCTGGACCTGGCCGCGCTGGCGGAGCGGGCCGCCGAGCGGGCCCGGCGGCGCACCGGCCGGCAGGTGCGGGTCGATGCCGACGACTCCCGGGTGCTGGGCCGCGAGCCGGGCCTGCTGCGCGCGGTGGGCAACCTGCTGGAGAACGCGGCCAAGTTCGACCCGGACGGGTCGGCCCCGATCGAGGTGTCGGTGCGCGGCGGCGAGGTCACCGTCGCCGACCGCGGCCCCGGCATCGCCGCCGCGGACCTCGACCGGGTCTTCGACCGCTTCTACCGCGCCGACACCGCCCGCGGCCTGCGCGGATCCGGGCTGGGCCTGGCCATCGTCCGCGACGTCGCCGCGGCGCACGGCGGCATCGTTTTCGCCCGGCCCCGCCCCGGCGGCGGGACCGAGGCCGGCTTCACCGTCGCCCCGGCCCGCCTGCTGCCCGAGCCGGACCACTGCTGA
- a CDS encoding response regulator transcription factor — protein MPTRVLVADDDRAIRESLARALELEGYTVLTAADGAETLARARKQAPDALVVDVMMPGVDGLAVCRQLRAAGDRTPVLMLTARVETADRVAGLDAGADDYLPKPFEPDELFARLRALLRRAQPAGATVLCVAGLRIDPVARRAYWDDAELSLSKTEFDLLELLARHEDVVLDQSTVYQRIWGYDFGADSKNLQVYIGYLRRKLTAAGAPALIHTVRGAGYALRRP, from the coding sequence ATGCCGACGCGTGTTCTGGTCGCCGATGACGACCGTGCCATCCGGGAGTCGCTGGCCCGCGCCCTGGAGCTGGAGGGCTACACCGTGCTGACCGCGGCCGACGGCGCCGAGACCCTGGCCCGCGCCCGCAAGCAGGCCCCGGACGCGCTGGTCGTCGACGTGATGATGCCCGGCGTCGACGGTCTGGCGGTCTGCCGGCAGTTGCGCGCCGCCGGTGACCGGACGCCGGTGCTGATGCTCACCGCCCGGGTGGAGACCGCCGACCGGGTGGCCGGGCTGGACGCCGGCGCCGACGACTACCTGCCCAAGCCGTTCGAGCCGGACGAGCTGTTCGCCCGGCTGCGCGCGCTGCTGCGCCGGGCGCAGCCGGCCGGCGCCACCGTGCTGTGCGTGGCCGGGCTGCGGATCGACCCGGTCGCCCGGCGGGCCTACTGGGACGACGCCGAGCTGTCGTTGTCGAAGACCGAGTTCGACCTGCTGGAGCTGCTGGCCCGGCACGAGGACGTGGTGCTCGACCAGTCGACCGTCTACCAGCGGATCTGGGGCTACGACTTCGGCGCCGACTCGAAGAACCTGCAGGTGTACATCGGCTACCTGCGGCGCAAGCTCACCGCGGCGGGCGCGCCCGCGCTGATCCACACGGTCCGCGGGGCCGGCTACGCGTTGCGGCGGCCATGA